A region of the Besnoitia besnoiti strain Bb-Ger1 chromosome Unknown contig00135, whole genome shotgun sequence genome:
agtatatgcatagggatgaaaattaataagatactacctaagaagactacaaaccagatgcttaaatatggagaagcaccggtatttacatggaatagatttacagtatctccgaacatatctctgctatagaagataaagccacatatagtagctagtactgcaccaagagataatacgaaatggaaatgagctacaatatagtatgtatcatgtagggcaatatccataccagcgttacccataactacacctgtagtaccacctagagtaaacaataggataaaactaagagcagcccatagatctacagttcttgtagttgtatggctagccatataggtacctaaccagttgaaaatcttagtaccggtaggaattgcaatcataatagtcatagcagagaaataagctctggtatctacctctagaccgactgtcatcatatgatgtgcccatactaaggaacctagaatagaaatacaacccatagctaagatcatagatttgtccaccgaagacagatctagcagcatacatagataatgtctgcgagactacaccaaaagcaggtaaaattagaatgtatacctctggatgtccgaagaaccagaatagatgttgataaagtacactatcaccagaatacatagaatcataaaattcagtgtttacgtgtagatcaagaaggatcataactaatccaccagtaagaataggtagagtgaagactaacataagggcagtaaatatgatagcccagatatatagaatatagttcttagcaccagcattagaaccatgaagacgcaagtaccaaggaagttaatagaacttaaaatactactaattcctagtactgcaagacctccgataatccaatcagttgcctctggatttaacaccatcaagctagtacttagtggaggatacattgtccaaccaagaccactaccaaactcggaacaaatactttgagttaacaacacagaacctaatggtactagaaaataggagatcgcgttagttcttgggaaaacgacttccgaaccaccaatatatattggtacaaagaagttaccatatcctccgtacaaagcaggcattaagaacataaagatcatagctaggccatgtatcgttattatcacattataagtagctatcgtctctgtacaaatgatccgcgatccagaactgtataactcaaatcgaataaacaaagacattatagttcctagaatactgaagatgactccggttatgagatacagacaaccaagttctttatgattgcagtacaccaccaccccactggactgcttaagacagctaaaagtgttggatttcaatatcctactacattaagattattccacatcggttatgttctaggcgtaaatatggattcttgttctcactcatcttaacagcgagagaaaactactactcagatgctagtctaatcagtagcatcgtacttggagttatcatctctgagacaggattatttatcagctttttctgggagtatatactacgagttggactactggtttagatcttgaaggtctttgtttaccgatccaagttctcttgtgcttttcatgaccatcatgttaagtgcattaagtatagtggtatccagcgtatatttgaaaaaccaacatttgtatacaagctgtacgaatatcatgacattcactttggtagtcgccttcttaatgttagtctgtacggaatacttaggactatctctttatattaatgataatgcatttggtaatggacttttcatcttaactggtatacattttagccatgttattgttggagctatccttgtattcttcactcaaagtatctatagttctttagttacttacatgcctacaagctctataatgctaagcaaatctaaaggtatgttatgcaagatctttacagaaccattcactattttatatctacactttgtagaaaccatgtggatattaatccacattacattctatctctaaatcatataacggtcgtaaggtacgccggggataacaggtcagataatattgggagttctaatcctcggattgtatcagcacctccatgtcggctcattactcccttgttattgaacaagattcagttaggaacgctagttcaccgtcagatgtaatacgtgagctgggttaagaacgtctggagacagtttgttccctatctaccatattatctaattggtttaattttcttacaacggcttttggtttgattgaattatcgcacccagataactccataccagtgaaccggtttgtaactccgcttcatatcgtacctgaatggtactttttagcatattatgcggtgttaaaagtaatcccatccaaaaccggtggtttgttagtatttatgttatcaacatgtcaatgaaatatcaacaacgatgaaacttatttggttaacataacaacatagaaggtaaagctggattacgttcaaactttacactggatacgtttcaatgttaacttactaaataccatgggagcgaagagaatctaatatgtaactccgttcatggaaatcaaaagagctttcacgctatctctagtgcctgtcgagtcgctcaaggaagatttgatcctgtatatgatttaagggatgtaaaggtgctcagggtctaaccgtcgggccatctggatcctcatattcaaagataattctatttaagaaagttttagataaacgacatgtgaagagtcggaccaactttcacgcacgacgataattacccgacaaggatttacctacctttggaccgtcataatacagccgccgtttacattttactgcaccgggcagggattatatactatacctctacagtggtattagcagtatctagtgttgatgtacaacagacgctctccttgttccactacctaaccataatctattgttccagatattaaggaatgtacgcttcatataactacacaacgttatgccaagaaggataccagattaccgATTATcttgttatattaatacatggtgttcaattggttctatatccacaatagttatcatcttaactatgctctgctaatgcacttaacatgatggtcatgaaagcacaagagaacttggatccggtaaacaaagaccttcaagatctaaaccagtagtccaactcgtagtatatactccccagaaaaagctgataaataatcctgtctcagagatgataactccaagtacgatgctactgattagactagcatctgagtagtagttttctctcgctgttaagatgagtgagaacaagaatccatatattacgcctagaacataaccgatgtggaataatcttaatgtagtaggatattgaaatccaacacttttagctgtcttaagcagtccagtggggtggtggtgtactgcaatcataaagaacttggttgtctgtatctcataaccggagtcatcttcagtattctaggaactataatgtctttgtttattcgatttgagttatacagttctggatcgcggatcatttgtacagagacgatagctacttataatgtgataataacgatacatggcctagctatgatctttatgttcttaatgcctgctttgtacggaggatatggtaacttctttgtaccaatatatattggtggttcggaagtcgttttcccaagaactaacgcgatctcctattttctagtaccattaggttctgtgttgttaactcaaagtatttgttccgagtttggtagtggtcttggttggacaatgtatcctccactaagtactagcttgatggtgttaaatccagaggcaactgattggattatcggaggtcttgcagtactaggaattagtagtattttaagttctattaacttccttggtacttgcgtcttcatgggttctaatgctggtgctaagaactatattctatatatctgggctatcatatttactgcccttatgttagtcttcactctacctattcttactggtggattagttatgatccttcttgatctacacgtaaacactgaattttatgattctatgtattctggtgatagtgtactttatcaacatctattctggttcttcggacatccagaggtatacattctaattttacctgcttttggtgtagtctcgcagacattatctatgtatgctgctagatctgtcttcggtggacaatctatgatcttagctatgggttgtatttctattctaggttccttagtatgggcacatcatatgatgacagtcggtctagaggtagataccagagcttatttctctgctatgactattatgattgcaattcctaccggtactaagattttcaactggttaggtacctatatggctagccatacaactacaagaactgtagatctatgggctgctcttagttttatcctattgtttactctaggtggtactacaggtgtagttatgggtaacgctggtatggatattgccctacatgatacatactatattgtagctcatttccatttcgtattatctcttggtgcagtactagctactatatgtggctttatcttctatagcagagatatgttcggagatactgtaaatctattccatgtaaataccggtgcttctccatatttaagcatctggtttgtagtcttcttaggtagtatcttattttcatccctatgcatatacttggtttcaacgttatgccaagaaggataccagattaccctgattatctttgttatattaatacatggtgttcaattggttctatatccacaatagttatcatcttaactatgctctgcattaagtatagtggtatccagcgtatatttgaaaaaccaacatttgtatacaagctgtacgaatatcatgacattcactttggtagtcgccttcttaatgttagtctgtacggaatacttaggactatctctttatattaatgataatgcatttggtaatggacttttcatcttaactggtatacattttagccatgttattgttggagctatccttgtattcttcactcaaagtatctatagttctttagttacttacatgcctacaagctctataatgctaagcaaatctaaaggtatgttatgcaagatctttacagaaccattcactattttatatctacactttgtagaaaccatgtggatattaatccacattacattctatctctaaatcatataacggtcgtaaggtacgccggggataacaggtcagataatattgggagttctaatcctcggattgtatcagcacctccatgtcggctcattactcccttgttattgaacaagattcagttaggaacgctagttcaccgtcagatgtaatacgtgagctgggttaagaacgtctggagacagtttgttccctatctaccatattatctaattggtttaattttcttacaaacggcttttggtttgattgaattatcgcacccagataactccataccagtgaaccggtttgtaactcccttcatatcgtacctgaatggtactttttagcatattatgcggtgttaaaaagtaatcccatccaaaaccggtggtttgttagtatttatgtcctctctcattaacttagctcttttatctgaaattcgagctttgaatactcgaatgttgatacgacaacattttatgactcgaaatgtagtcagtgggatgggtaattatttgggtatacagtatgatcttcttgattattattggtagtgctattccacaagcgacttatatcttatatggtagattagctactatcgtatatcttactaccggattggttctatgcttatactaaatcaatagttataatgactacagcttccaagcaaacatgattaccgtgatattgaaatccaacacttttagctgtcttaagcagtccagtggggtggtggtgtactgcaatcataaagaacttggttgtctgtatctcataaccggagtcatcttcagtattctaggaactataatgtctttgtttattcgatttgagttatacagttctggatcgcggatcatttgtacagagacgatagctacttataatgtgataataacgatacatggcctagctatgatctttatgttcttaatgcctgctttgtacggaggatatggtaacttctttgtaccaaaTATAtttggtggttcggaagtcgttttcccaagaactaacgcgatctcctattttctagtaccattaggttctgtgttgttaactcaaagtatttgttccgagtttggtagtggtcttggttggacaatgtatcctccactaagtactagcttgatggtgttaaatccagaggcaactgattggattatcggaggtcttgcagtactaggaattagtagtattttaagttctattaacttcct
Encoded here:
- a CDS encoding cytochrome c oxidase subunit iii subfamily protein (encoded by transcript BESB_024730), encoding MTFTLVVAFLMLVCTEYLGLSLYINDNAFGNGLFILTGIHFSHVIVGAILVFFTQSIYSSLVTYMPTSSIMLSKSKDNSIPVNRFVTPFISYLNGTF
- a CDS encoding uncharacterized protein (encoded by transcript BESB_024720), whose amino-acid sequence is MIAVHHHPTGLLKTAKSVGFQYPTTLRLFHIGYVLGVIYGFLFSLILTARENYYSDASLISSIVLGVIISETGLFISFFWGVYTTSWTTGLDLEGLCLPDPSSLVLS
- a CDS encoding putative apocytochrome b (encoded by transcript BESB_024710); this translates as MPTSSIMLSKSKERLETVCSLSTILSNWFNFLTTAFGLIELSHPDNSIPVNRFVTPLHIVPEWYFLAYYAVLKVIPSKTGGLLVFMLSTCQ